A window of Globicephala melas chromosome 2, mGloMel1.2, whole genome shotgun sequence genomic DNA:
GCTTTGAATACAGGTTCCTGTTCAGATACTTCTGCCTCTCTGTTGCCAGAGATTTGTGAGGGcctgagggaggaagaggggggcaGAGGGTAACATTTCCTTAAATTCTTTAGTCTAACTGCAAGACAGCTCTTCTCTAGGAATGGTTTTCTCCACTTTTTTCAATCACCCCTTCAGCACTCTATGCCTGGACATGCTCCTGGGGACCTTTGGGATTAGTGAAAAGCATACTGGTTGGGAACACAAAGTCCCCTTTGCTCCTTTGACCTCCACCCTCCGCCCTTGCCTAAGTACAGACAAAATACGTAAACCATAAGGACTGCTTAAAGTTCAATTTCAAAAGTCTTCTGTAAGTCACTGGAGAAagggttggtgggggaggggttagTACGCTGCTTGGACTTGCTTTCTAATGCGGCCCACTGGGCTTCGAAATGATCCACTGGGCAGGTGCCTGCAGGAACCTCTGTGTGCTTGTCTCCTGAGGCCAACCTGCCATCGTCTACACCATTGAAAGCTGCAGAACCGTTGAGGTGCTGAGCAGGAGGCTTAAAGAAGGGACTGGCAGTAGCACTGCTTGTCTCGTACTGAGGGAATGTCTGCTGCTTGACCAGGTTGGGAGACTGATGGGGTTGGGCAGCCTGAGGGTGGCCTGCAGTGCCAAACACGTTGGCAACCATCTGGGAGGGAGTGATGCCCACCACAGGCACATTAGGGGCTGGATAGGTCATCCCGTTAGCCACAGGATAGGACTGGGCAGGGACAAAGGCTGGCTGCAGGGGTGGGACCACACCCACTGGCACAGGCTGAGAGGTGAGGAATGCATTTCCTTGGAAAGGTGGCGCTGGCTGGGAGATGGCACTGGGTGGAGGAGGTTGGAGAACTGGCTGCAGAGGGGCAGCTGAGGCCTGGGGCTGCTGAGCCCGGACGCACTTGGACACCTCTTCCAACCAGCGGTCAGCCTCAGAGGGAGTGCGTCTGTGACCAGCCTGGAAGAGACCTGGAGAGACAGCACCAGAAGATTGACCCCACTCGGTCCCTGGAACCaacaagaggaagagaggagagaatcaGAATTATTAGGGGCTTCTTTCTTCACTGGATAATCTTGGCTATTTGAATGAGCCTAACGTAGAACAAGCCCCCCAGTGGGATATTCTGTGGTTTTGGTAGGTGGGAGGAAAGTCTCTATTACCAGGTTTTGTGGTAGGACAGGGAGAACCCATGAGACCATGTGGCTACCTCAGCCACACTGAGGAGCTGCTAGATATGGCTCAACTGCATCGAACCAAGGCTGCTGGCTGGCATCAGAACCCGTCCCCACCGTTGCTGTGGCCTGCACATACTCTAAAGGGCCTGAGGTAATTTACCTTCTGCtctaacagaaggaaaagaaaataaccagCGACTTGGTGCCGTACTTTGTGGCCCCTTCCTGGCTTCCAGACATATGTTGTCTTCCTGGTGAACTGCCTTTAATGttattaagtttttttaaaatgttcattacagaaaaactagaaaatatagaaaagcaaatACAAGGTGCTTTTTGCAGCCTTTTTTGTAGGCCTGCCATTGTAAGAGGCAGAGTCGTCTCTTTCTGCAGGCATGGCCACGGATCTGCATCCAGGGACAGGCTCTCTggaggtggggcccaggaatctgggtATTACGGAGCTCTATGGGTGGTTCTATGGTCCTAAGAACTATCAACCTAACCTCTTTAGTTCCTCTCTGAAGGAACCATCCtttcttttcgtctttttttaactggagtactgttgctttacagtgctgtgtcattttctgctgtacagcaaagtgaatcagccatacgtatacatatatcccctctttttggatttccttcccatttaggtcaccacagagcactgagtagagttccctgtgctatatggtaggttctcattagttaccgactttatacatagtagtaaaTATGTGTCAATCCCTGTCTCCCCATTCATCCCCTTGCCCCCTTGGTAtccgtatgtttgttctctatgtctgtgacacCATCCTTTCTTAGTAGTAGTTTATTTCCAAGAGGGATCATACTTTTCCTAAAAGGACTCCTCCCTGGTTCCCACTCAGCTAAATGGCTGATTTTTGAACAAGGGTCACTTATCTGATCCCAGAATCCTCACCATCATCTGTGGTCACCTTACCCGAATGTGTGGCTGCAATTCCCTTGTTAGCAGCATCAGGGGCATAGGCCCAAGGGTTGGTTTCACGCACAGGCATTGCTACGGGTGCTAGAGCAGTATGGGCTGGCTTAGCAGCAAGCACATGGAAGGCTGAGTCAGTGCCATTAGCTACAATGGGAGCAGACAACACCAATGTAGTTAAATTCATGCAAGGTGTACAGGTGGCCCCTTGGAGCTGGGTCAGTCAGGTCAATGTGCAATACTGGTGGAACACATAAAACAGAAAAGTTGGTGTTGGGATAACCATGCCATTTGCAATGGGTACACAAACCTTTTGGCAAAGAGGGAATTAGAGGATGTAATTAAAATGGGTGTACTGATAAAGCTGTATGACTCTTTTAGGAAAATACGTGTatggagagagaggaaatgaagactagaaaaacaatttcaaattAAGTTGAACAGAGCTGCTTTGTATTACAAGCAGGAAAAAGTCTAACTATTCTAAGATACAGCTTAGCCTTCAGCATAATGATATAGACAAAGTATTTTCTTCTCCTACCACTATTCCAAAAGATCAAATTATgccaacaataacaacaatggtTAAATACAATAAGTccttattatgtgctaggcactatgcTAATAGTACTTTAGTGTGCATCATCTCAATTAATTCTCTCAAAacccccatattacagatgagaaaaatcaaaCTTGGTATATGTTTTCATatgcttaataattttttaatttgctatagaattaatttcatcttttttaaaggtttttttcccctcagtaatGTTTGTAATATCTCAAGGCACCTACTGTTCTTTCCTGTCTCCCTTTATTAAAATCTCCTAACCCGTGCTCCTTTACTCCAGACATCTATTCCATCACTTTCTATTCCTTAGCCTAGCTCTCTATATTTCATATGGAACAGACAAGCAGGCACCTTCTCCTGCCCTCCACCAATCAGTCCCTCTTTAAGACTCAGCGACTATGCTTATGGCATTGGTATGATTTACCCAGGGCTTGCCTGAAAGACTAGCTTATCCACACACTGAGATTCCCTTAAAGGCAGGGAAAGGACTATATTCTATTCAGTTTTGTATACCCACTGCCCTGTAAATAGGCACAGAGTAAGTAGACTGTAACAGGAAGTATATTCAGaaagacctgggtttaaatcctggctgtgtgatttgggcaatttacttaacctctgtgagcctcattttctgtatctgtgatgcctacctcaaagggttgttgtgaggattaaatgagatgaaaaaatGTATGTCCTTACCATGATGTATGTGgtagacactgtgctaagtgcccAATAAACTGTGCCTATTATTATTGGtagtataaatatttgttagatgaaATGAAAAGCCACTTGGTGCATATGactattaaggttttttttttttttttaaagagactccCTCCTACAGGAAAAGCATGTTGTAGCTTTTCAATAAGAGCAGGCAAAAAACGTCTCCACAGAAAAACTTTTTCTGAGCTCTctcccaaaagaaatgaagaaagatcaACTACAGGAGCTCAAATTCTAAAAGTCTGTAATTTAAGTTATATAGACTCTTTGCTGACCTTTGAGTCAATACCAACTATTAATTCAGTATCTCTGAAAACAACAACTTTTACTAATTCTTCAATGCCACAAAGGCTAATTTTAGGATACTTGTTATGGAAAATGAAATGAACTGAAGTACCTTTTTCTTTATGGGCCTCTTGTGACAGGGTAGAGACTAGATGGGTCCAGTCTTGGCACCACTGATAATTTGGGCCAGATTGTTCTTTGTTGTGAGGGTGGCTATTCAGTGTGGCAGTAAACAACACTGAAGGATGTTTACTGCCATGCCTGGCCTCTACCAGGATGTCAACAGTAAGCACCTGCTACCACATTGTGAAAcccaaaaaatgtctccagataatGGATACCGAATTTTCCCTGAGGGGTCAAAATCaccccaggttgagaaccactgtgctaaAGAAAGCATAAGGCTAGAACCAACTCTGATGACTACTGTTTCTGGAGAAATGGCTGGATACTCTGACTCTTAACAGTTAAGTAGCAAATAAAGCAGTGGGTTGGGACTATAGATGCTCCTGATAGAATGGGATGAAAGACAGGTAGGTACGTGCAAAATGACAAATGCAGACATCTCAGGAAACAGGAAGGGGAACAAAGCACAAAGACACTGTCAAATAGGGAAATTTAACGATTCCGAGATAATATCAAACAGGGAAATTAGTGGGTATGACCAGGTCTTGGGAAGCTCAGAATGCCAACTTACAGTTAGTGAGCAGTGTCATAAAAGTACTAGTTTCAAAGAGAACAGGTGAGCAGGCTAAGTGGGCACCAACCTTGAAAGGCAGGAGACTGTGGTGCCACCACTGTCACTGGTTTGGTCATTGGGGCGGATGAAAAGGGATCCTCGGAGGGTGTGCTGAAGGCATTGGTGATCTGTGAGCACAGGGAGCTGATACTCTCCGCTTCCCCTTCTACCTCTGGCACTGCAAGACAAACAGAAGATGGCTCCAGACAGCAAAATGGAACGATCCTGAAACAGAACAGCATCACACAAGGTGGCATTTTATACTGAATCTTTTATTTGTGGAAGGAAAAGACTCAACTGTCAGGTGGGGATATAAAAGCAGCTTCAAAAAATTTCCTGACCACTATTCACTGGCTTTTCACATGAGAAGGTATAAAATGATAACAATTCCTGTACTAAGGTCTATCTTCCTCCCTTGCAAATCCCCAGATTTCCTTATTTCCTCTCCTGTGTGACACTGTTGAGAACTTGctgttctctttttgtgccaaGATGTCCAGTCAGTAAGATCAACCTGTTTGTCTTCCGACCAGGTCCCAAGGCTGTGGTCTGAGTTAAGTTCTGCAACCTTCCAGTGACTCTTGTCAAAAACTGGGTTAAAGTCAGGTGCACCAGTGGGTGCTCAGTCCTTTCCTCTGTAATAAACTACGACAGTGTGATCACTCTCATTCTTCTCCAAAGTACCAAGTACCTGAGCTGTGATAACATGAAAAAGTGAACTGAGGTCCAGGACTCCAGAGGCTTTGTTCTTAACATTGactctagggggcttccctggtggcgcagtggttaagaatccgcctgccaacacaggggacacggatttgagccctggtctgggaagatcccacatgccatggagcaactaagcccgtgcgccacaactactgaacctgcgctctagagcccctgagccacatctactgaacccgtgtaccacaactactgaagcccatgcacctagagcccgtgctccgccacaagagaagccaccacaatgacagGCCTGCGCacttcaacaaagagtagcccctgcttgccgcaactagagaaagcccgcatgcagcaatgaagacccaacacagccaaaaataaacaaacaaacaaaacaaaacaaaaaaattgacaCTGGGATACTTCTGTGTCACAGAGGAAGCTAATTGTATGTGCTGAACCTCTGTTTGCTCAACTGTGGAAAGAGAATAATCGTTTTTTTTCCCATCTGCTCCAGAGGGAGACTGAAAATGAGGTACCTGAAGCATCTGGAGTTTCAGTTTTTACAGGAGTTGAGAGGTGAAAAGACCCTCAGTAACCATCTAGTTTAACTGTTCTTTAGGCTGAGTTTTATCCATCAAAGAACTTAACTCTCTGTACTTTTGTACCACCAGCAGTGGGAGTGCCCTATTGAGACAGAGCTTCCTCAGATTCTGTTATAGCACCAGCTCAACATGTCTCAGAGTGAAGTAAAATAGGGCCCAATAAAAGCACTGACCAGATCTGACACTTTAGCTCCGGATCTTATGATGAGGATAGAGCTACCAGGGCTGGCTCAGCTGTACACAGGCCACACAAAGGCCTGTGTGGCAGTTCTGAAAGGTAATGAATATGTGTGAGCAATCCCACTGTCTCTGATGAACAACAGATCTTAGATTTATGCAGGAGACCCGTTTAGAGTTTCCTCCCTATGGAGCCAACCAGCCACAAGGACATTGAgaacttatccatttcttctggtACATCTGACAGTAATGCTATTTAACTGGATGTGTTTCCAAAGCCTTTTAAATTAATTCCCTGCTGGGTCCCAAATGGCAGAATAAGAATGGAAACTTGAGACCCTTGATGTTTGGAAGCAGGTACACTTTCATCAGGACAAATCACAAACCTTGCAGCTCAGGCTGGGAATTCCCATCATGGCTCTGTTACCTATTTGTCGAAGAGAAATGAATGACTCACGTCCCTCTCCATGAATCTCCATTTTCTTCCAATGGGAAATGATACAAGATATGTAACCACCAACCAGCCTCAGAAAGAGGGGTGGCTAGTTTGATGGGATCAGTGACTCCACTGGAAGTGATGGTAACGCTTCAGTGCCAGAGCACCCAGTGAGTTAGGTGGATGCTGCATTACCTGCATTTTTTATGGGGAAATCAGTCTTCCTCTGCATAGTGGAAGGCAACTCGTTGATGCGCAGGGATAGCTGGCGTTTAAAGGGTGACATCTTCTGGCTAAGAGCAGGAAATCCTCGGAAAGAGCCTTGGCGAGCAAGTTGTTCAATTGGTGCGTGCCGGCGTGGGATGGCGTGAGGATTGTTCATCTCCAGAGAGGCAGTAGCATCCGAAgtgggagaggtgggagaggatGGGGATGGGGCAGTGTTGCCAGGGGCCACTGATGAACCAACAACTGTCTTATCTGTTTCAGCTCAAGAAAGTCAAGAGAAAGAGGACCTTAGCAATGTCTTCAAATAATTTGAGCTTATATTGCTGAGGAACTCAAAaactcttctaggtctttttaccCATCTCCTTCACCATGTCTCTTAAAAGACAGGTTAGAAGTGGGGCTCAGATCTATT
This region includes:
- the NUMB gene encoding protein numb homolog isoform X3, with the translated sequence MNKLRQSFRRKKDVYVPEASRPHQWQTDEEGVRTGKCSFPVKYLGHVEVDESRGMHICEDAVKRLKAQERKFFKGFFGKTGKKAVKAVLWVSADGLRVVDEKTKDLIVDQTIEKVSFCAPDRNFDRAFSYICRDGTTRRWICHCFMAVKDTGERLSHAVGCAFAACLERKQKREKECGVTATFDASRTTFTREGSFRVTTATEQAEREEIMKQIQDAKKDKTVVGSSVAPGNTAPSPSSPTSPTSDATASLEMNNPHAIPRRHAPIEQLARQGSFRGFPALSQKMSPFKRQLSLRINELPSTMQRKTDFPIKNAVPEVEGEAESISSLCSQITNAFSTPSEDPFSSAPMTKPVTVVAPQSPAFQGTEWGQSSGAVSPGLFQAGHRRTPSEADRWLEEVSKCVRAQQPQASAAPLQPVLQPPPPSAISQPAPPFQGNAFLTSQPVPVGVVPPLQPAFVPAQSYPVANGMTYPAPNVPVVGITPSQMVANVFGTAGHPQAAQPHQSPNLVKQQTFPQYETSSATASPFFKPPAQHLNGSAAFNGVDDGRLASGDKHTEVPAGTCPVDHFEAQWAALESKSKQRTNPSPTNPFSSDLQKTFEIEL
- the NUMB gene encoding protein numb homolog isoform X6, coding for MNKLRQSFRRKKDVYVPEASRPHQWQTDEEGVRTGKCSFPVKYLGHVEVDESRGMHICEDAVKRLKAERKFFKGFFGKTGKKAVKAVLWVSADGLRVVDEKTKDLIVDQTIEKVSFCAPDRNFDRAFSYICRDGTTRRWICHCFMAVKDTGERLSHAVGCAFAACLERKQKREKECGVTATFDASRTTFTREGSFRVTTATEQAEREEIMKQIQDAKKAETDKTVVGSSVAPGNTAPSPSSPTSPTSDATASLEMNNPHAIPRRHAPIEQLARQGSFRGFPALSQKMSPFKRQLSLRINELPSTMQRKTDFPIKNAVPEVEGEAESISSLCSQITNAFSTPSEDPFSSAPMTKPVTVVAPQSPAFQANGTDSAFHVLAAKPAHTALAPVAMPVRETNPWAYAPDAANKGIAATHSGTEWGQSSGAVSPGLFQAGHRRTPSEADRWLEEVSKCVRAQQPQASAAPLQPVLQPPPPSAISQPAPPFQGNAFLTSQPVPVGVVPPLQPAFVPAQSYPVANGMTYPAPNVPVVGITPSQMVANVFGTAGHPQAAQPHQSPNLVKQQTFPQYETSSATASPFFKPPAQHLNGSAAFNGVDDGRLASGDKHTEVPAGTCPVDHFEAQWAALESKSKQRTNPSPTNPFSSDLQKTFEIEL
- the NUMB gene encoding protein numb homolog isoform X2, which produces MNKLRQSFRRKKDVYVPEASRPHQWQTDEEGVRTGKCSFPVKYLGHVEVDESRGMHICEDAVKRLKAERKFFKGFFGKTGKKAVKAVLWVSADGLRVVDEKTKDLIVDQTIEKVSFCAPDRNFDRAFSYICRDGTTRRWICHCFMAVKDTGERLSHAVGCAFAACLERKQKREKECGVTATFDASRTTFTREGSFRVTTATEQAEREEIMKQIQDAKKAETDKTVVGSSVAPGNTAPSPSSPTSPTSDATASLEMNNPHAIPRRHAPIEQLARQGSFRGFPALSQKMSPFKRQLSLRINELPSTMQRKTDFPIKNAVPEVEGEAESISSLCSQITNAFSTPSEDPFSSAPMTKPVTVVAPQSPAFQGTEWGQSSGAVSPGLFQAGHRRTPSEADRWLEEVSKCVRAQQPQASAAPLQPVLQPPPPSAISQPAPPFQGNAFLTSQPVPVGVVPPLQPAFVPAQSYPVANGMTYPAPNVPVVGITPSQMVANVFGTAGHPQAAQPHQSPNLVKQQTFPQYETSSATASPFFKPPAQHLNGSAAFNGVDDGRLASGDKHTEVPAGTCPVDHFEAQWAALESKSKQRTNPSPTNPFSSDLQKTFEIEL
- the NUMB gene encoding protein numb homolog isoform X1, with amino-acid sequence MNKLRQSFRRKKDVYVPEASRPHQWQTDEEGVRTGKCSFPVKYLGHVEVDESRGMHICEDAVKRLKAQERKFFKGFFGKTGKKAVKAVLWVSADGLRVVDEKTKDLIVDQTIEKVSFCAPDRNFDRAFSYICRDGTTRRWICHCFMAVKDTGERLSHAVGCAFAACLERKQKREKECGVTATFDASRTTFTREGSFRVTTATEQAEREEIMKQIQDAKKAETDKTVVGSSVAPGNTAPSPSSPTSPTSDATASLEMNNPHAIPRRHAPIEQLARQGSFRGFPALSQKMSPFKRQLSLRINELPSTMQRKTDFPIKNAVPEVEGEAESISSLCSQITNAFSTPSEDPFSSAPMTKPVTVVAPQSPAFQGTEWGQSSGAVSPGLFQAGHRRTPSEADRWLEEVSKCVRAQQPQASAAPLQPVLQPPPPSAISQPAPPFQGNAFLTSQPVPVGVVPPLQPAFVPAQSYPVANGMTYPAPNVPVVGITPSQMVANVFGTAGHPQAAQPHQSPNLVKQQTFPQYETSSATASPFFKPPAQHLNGSAAFNGVDDGRLASGDKHTEVPAGTCPVDHFEAQWAALESKSKQRTNPSPTNPFSSDLQKTFEIEL
- the NUMB gene encoding protein numb homolog isoform X5 gives rise to the protein MNKLRQSFRRKKDVYVPEASRPHQWQTDEEGVRTGKCSFPVKYLGHVEVDESRGMHICEDAVKRLKATGKKAVKAVLWVSADGLRVVDEKTKDLIVDQTIEKVSFCAPDRNFDRAFSYICRDGTTRRWICHCFMAVKDTGERLSHAVGCAFAACLERKQKREKECGVTATFDASRTTFTREGSFRVTTATEQAEREEIMKQIQDAKKDKTVVGSSVAPGNTAPSPSSPTSPTSDATASLEMNNPHAIPRRHAPIEQLARQGSFRGFPALSQKMSPFKRQLSLRINELPSTMQRKTDFPIKNAVPEVEGEAESISSLCSQITNAFSTPSEDPFSSAPMTKPVTVVAPQSPAFQGTEWGQSSGAVSPGLFQAGHRRTPSEADRWLEEVSKCVRAQQPQASAAPLQPVLQPPPPSAISQPAPPFQGNAFLTSQPVPVGVVPPLQPAFVPAQSYPVANGMTYPAPNVPVVGITPSQMVANVFGTAGHPQAAQPHQSPNLVKQQTFPQYETSSATASPFFKPPAQHLNGSAAFNGVDDGRLASGDKHTEVPAGTCPVDHFEAQWAALESKSKQRTNPSPTNPFSSDLQKTFEIEL
- the NUMB gene encoding protein numb homolog isoform X4; amino-acid sequence: MNKLRQSFRRKKDVYVPEASRPHQWQTDEEGVRTGKCSFPVKYLGHVEVDESRGMHICEDAVKRLKATGKKAVKAVLWVSADGLRVVDEKTKDLIVDQTIEKVSFCAPDRNFDRAFSYICRDGTTRRWICHCFMAVKDTGERLSHAVGCAFAACLERKQKREKECGVTATFDASRTTFTREGSFRVTTATEQAEREEIMKQIQDAKKAETDKTVVGSSVAPGNTAPSPSSPTSPTSDATASLEMNNPHAIPRRHAPIEQLARQGSFRGFPALSQKMSPFKRQLSLRINELPSTMQRKTDFPIKNAVPEVEGEAESISSLCSQITNAFSTPSEDPFSSAPMTKPVTVVAPQSPAFQGTEWGQSSGAVSPGLFQAGHRRTPSEADRWLEEVSKCVRAQQPQASAAPLQPVLQPPPPSAISQPAPPFQGNAFLTSQPVPVGVVPPLQPAFVPAQSYPVANGMTYPAPNVPVVGITPSQMVANVFGTAGHPQAAQPHQSPNLVKQQTFPQYETSSATASPFFKPPAQHLNGSAAFNGVDDGRLASGDKHTEVPAGTCPVDHFEAQWAALESKSKQRTNPSPTNPFSSDLQKTFEIEL